The Kaistella daneshvariae genomic sequence CTCATAAATCTTTCGGTGTACACAGAATCGTAGTATCTCCAGTTGGTTACAGGCGCTACAGCGATTCCTGTTTTGAAGACATCAGCACCTTTTGTCAACGCTAAAGAAGCCATGTAACCTCCGAAACTCCAACCAAAAATTCCGATGCGGTCTTTGTTGATGTACGATTGTTTCCCGAACCATTTTGCTGCTGCAATCTGGTCTTCAATTTCGTATTTTCCAAGGTTCATATAAGTTACTTTTTTAAAGTCAGTTCCTTTATAACCTGTTCCGCGCCCGTCAACACACGCCACGATATAACCTTGCTGAACCAAATGGTTAAACCACAAACCATTTCCTGTGTCCCAGGAATTGGTTACCTGCTGTGAGCCCGGCCCGGAATATTGGAACATGAAAAGCGGATATTTTTTCGCCGGATCGAAATCTTTCGGCTTCATAATCCAGGCGTTCATTTGGTCACCGGCTTCGTTTGGAATGGTGAAAAACTCTTTTGTCACCAGATTATCTGCCTGTAGCTTTTTAAGCTGATCTTCATTATTCTGAAGTTCTTTCAGCACTTTTCCGTTTCCGTCTTTTAGAACATATGTGTAAGGTTTCTCTGCTGAAGACGAAGTTTCAATAAAGTAGTTATAATTCTGGCTGAAATTTGCGCTGTTTGTCCCGGAATTATTAGAAATAACCGTAGTTTTTCCAGTTTTGATGTTTACTTTAGAAACTACTTTATTAATACTTCCTAGTTGCGTGGTCTGGATGAAAACTTCGTTGGTTTTCGGGTTGTAGCCGTAATAATCGGTTACTTCCCAGTTGCCTTTGGTGATTTGTTTTTTCAGTTTCCCGTTTTGGTCGTACCAGTAAAGGTGACGGTTCCCATCGCGCTCTGCGCCCCAGATAAAGGAATTGTCATCCAAAAACTCCAAAGTCACATTATCGGTGTCGATCCATCTTTTATCGGATTCTGTGAAAAGTTTGGTCACGTTTCCGGTTTTTGTGTTCACTTTTAAAACATCAGAAGCATTTTGCAATCTTTCGGAGGTAATTAATATAATTTCATCCGCTTTTGCCGTGTGATAAACGTTGGGAATATAATAATTTTTAAAGTTTGCAAGGTTTAAAGCGATTGTTTTCGCATTATCCAAACGGTATAATTGTGCCGAAACTACGGAGTTTTTTTCACCCGCTTTTGGATATTTAAAACGCATTTCCGAAGGATAAAGCTGCTTTTCGTAAATCGGGATGTACATTTCCGGAACTTCGGTTTCATCAGATTTTACAAAAACGATGGCATCAGAGTTTTTAGTCCATTCGTACAACCTTGCGTGACCGAATTCTTCTTCATAAACCCAGTCTGCAAGTCCATTCAGAATGGAATTTTTCTTGCCGTCAGTAGTGATTTTTACAATATTACCGGAATTTAAATCCTGATAAAAAAGGTTGTTATCCGCCACGAAAGCTACCTTCGTTCCGTCGGGAGAAAAAGTGGGCTCCTGCACGAAATTTCCGCCGTTTAAACTGAAAGTTTTTCCGGTTTTCAAATCGCGTACGTCAAACTTGCCTAAAAATGAATGACGGTAAATAGGCTGACTGTCCTTTAACAATAAAATTTTGGACTCATCATAATTAAAAATATACGACTGGAAGTTACCTTCCACGATATTTCCGTCTTTTTTGGTGGTTTTATAGGAATA encodes the following:
- a CDS encoding S9 family peptidase; translated protein: MKKILISLAIFSSVSFFSQTITLDKIYSGYYRGKGISGISSLKNGENYVVIEPGGIAKYSYKTTKKDGNIVEGNFQSYIFNYDESKILLLKDSQPIYRHSFLGKFDVRDLKTGKTFSLNGGNFVQEPTFSPDGTKVAFVADNNLFYQDLNSGNIVKITTDGKKNSILNGLADWVYEEEFGHARLYEWTKNSDAIVFVKSDETEVPEMYIPIYEKQLYPSEMRFKYPKAGEKNSVVSAQLYRLDNAKTIALNLANFKNYYIPNVYHTAKADEIILITSERLQNASDVLKVNTKTGNVTKLFTESDKRWIDTDNVTLEFLDDNSFIWGAERDGNRHLYWYDQNGKLKKQITKGNWEVTDYYGYNPKTNEVFIQTTQLGSINKVVSKVNIKTGKTTVISNNSGTNSANFSQNYNYFIETSSSAEKPYTYVLKDGNGKVLKELQNNEDQLKKLQADNLVTKEFFTIPNEAGDQMNAWIMKPKDFDPAKKYPLFMFQYSGPGSQQVTNSWDTGNGLWFNHLVQQGYIVACVDGRGTGYKGTDFKKVTYMNLGKYEIEDQIAAAKWFGKQSYINKDRIGIFGWSFGGYMASLALTKGADVFKTGIAVAPVTNWRYYDSVYTERFMRTPQENPKGYDDNSPTSYAQLLKGKFLLIHGTADDNVHFQNSMEFSEALIQNKKQFEFMAYPDKNHGIFGGQTRPQLYQKMTKFILENL